The following proteins are encoded in a genomic region of Brachypodium distachyon strain Bd21 chromosome 1, Brachypodium_distachyon_v3.0, whole genome shotgun sequence:
- the LOC100837005 gene encoding mediator of RNA polymerase II transcription subunit 34 isoform X2, translating into MEDEENIEEELLLVESELHGLQDKIKMLLDRQEELYERQSQLQALLEISKTSRDAASSAPSVAPEDWSGKFSWDSQADDIRFNVFGISSYRSNQREIINSIMSGKDVLVIMAAGGGKSLCYQLPAVLRDGIALVVSPLLSLIQDQVMGLTALGIPAYMLTSTTNKEVEKLIYKALEKGEGELKILYVTPEKISKSKRFMSKLEKCHHAGRLSLVAIDEAHCCSQWGHDFRPDYKNLGILKIQFPSVPMIALTATATSKVQMDLIEMLHIPRCVKFVSTVNRPNLYYKVYEKSSVGKVVIDEIANFITESYPNKESGIVYCFSRKECEQVAKELRERGIAADYYHADMDSVAREKVHMRWHLEWESTNQTSGLWFIIALASLWRHTTRLPRLQESGRAGRDGLPSECVLYYRPGDVPRQSSMVFYENCGLQNLYDIVRYCQSKKSCRRGAFFQHFGEAVQECNGMCDNCASSIELKDIDATYHTKIIVSLLQDMQHNDQRATLLQLVDKFKTKWKHSGCSNEAVDLKKEEIEQLIVQLIIDRVLKEEFQHTAYTTNAYVALGPLWKLALQGNRPVKLTGAIHSQDTGGASKSTKRSQMSNLEAKLDDLRRTISSDNGGIFPHAVLSTQQISLLSSHKPTTIAELENLIGKVKADKYGSDIIEVMQSEIDGGKDSGENGAKRQKKDKDVVLVESSEEEA; encoded by the exons ATGGAGGACGAAGAAAACATCGAGGAAGAACTTTTGCTGGTGGAGTCAGAACTCCATGGCCTACAAG ACAAAATCAAAATGCTACTTGATCGCCAAGAAGAATTGTATGAGCGCCAATCACAGTTGCAGGCTTTGCTAGAAATATCTAAAACTTCCAGAGATGCAGCAAGTAGTGCCCCTTCAGTTGCTCCGGAAGACTGGTCCGGAAAGTTTTCATGGGATTCTCAGGCTGACGACATTCGATTTAATGTATTTGGTATATCCTCCTACAGATCAAACCAACGAGAA ATAATCAACTCAATCATGAGTGGAAAAGATGTTCTGGTTATAATGGCTGCTGGTGGAGGGAAGAGCCTATGCTATCAACTTCCAGCTGTACTTCGTGATGGAATTGCACTTGTCGTCAGTCCTTTGCTTTCGCTTATTCAGGACCAG GTCATGGGACTGACAGCTTTAGGTATACCAGCGTACATGTTAACTTCCACTACCAACAAGGAAGTTGAGAAGTTAATCTATAAGGCACTTGAGAAAGGTGAAGGGGAATTGAAGATATTATACGTGACACCTGAAAAGATATCCAAAAGTAAAAGGTTCATGTCTAAGCTTGAGAAATGCCATCATGCTGGGCGTCTTTCTCTTGTTGCAATAGAC GAGGCACACTGCTGCAGTCAGTGGGGGCACGATTTCCGTCCAGACTACAAGAATCTGGGCATTTTGAAGATCCAGTTTCCCAGCGTTCCCATGATAGCTTTAACT GCAACTGCAACGAGTAAAGTGCAAATGGATTTGATAGAGATGCTTCATATCCCTAGATGCGTCAAGTTTGTCAGCACTGTTAACAGGCCCAACCTTTACTATAAG GTATATGAGAAATCATCAGTTGGGAAGGTTGTTATTGATGAGATCGCAAATTTCATAACCGAATCATATCCAAATAAAGAATCTGGAATTGTGTATTGTTTTTCTAGGAAGGAATGCGAACAG GTTGCGAAAGAACTGCGTGAAAGGGGTATTGCAGCAGATTATTATCATGCAGATATGGATTCTGTTGCTCGTGAGAAAGTTCATATGCG GTGGCATTTGGAATGGGAATCAACAAACcagacg TCAGGTTTGTGGTTCATCATAGCCTTAGCAAGTCTATGGAGACATACTACCAG ACTTCCGCGACTTCAGGAAAGTGGTCGGGCAGGGAGAGATGGACTACCTTCAGAATGTGTTTTGTACTACCGGCCTGGTGACGTTCCTCGCCAG AGTTCGATGGTCTTCTATGAGAACTGTGGCCTGCAAAATCTGTATGACATAGTACGATATTGTCAG TCTAAGAAAAGCTGTCGTCGTGGCGCTTTCTTTCAACATTTTGGAGAGGCTGTGCAGGAATGCAACG GAATGTGTGACAACTGTGCTTCTAGTATTGAGCTCAAGGACATCGATGCTACCT ATCATACCAAAATCATCGTTTCACTTCTCCAAGACATGCAACATAATGACCAGAGAGCTACATTGCTGCAGCTGGTGGATAAGTTCAAGACAAAGTGGAAACATTCAG GTTGTTCAAATGAAGCAGTTGATCTTAAGAAGGAAGAAATTGAGCAGTTGATAGTTCAACTTATAATTGACCGTGTTTTG AAAGAAGAATTTCAGCATACAGCATATACAACCAATGCATATGTTGCCCTAGGACCACTGTGGAAGCTAGCATTGCAAG GAAACAGACCGGTGAAGCTAACTGGTGCCATTCACTCTCAAGATACTGGTGGTGCATCCAAAAGTACAAAGCGTAGTCAGATGAGCAATTTGGAAGCTAAGCTTGATGACCTGCGTAGAACTATCTCTTCTGATAATGGAGGCATATTCCCCCATGCAGTTCTGTCCACGCAGCAAATTTCCCTGCTAAGCAGCCATAAACCAACCACTATAGCCGAG CTTGAAAATCTTATAGGGAAGGTAAAGGCGGACAAGTACGGCAGTGATATCATTGAGGTGATGCAGTCAGAAATCGACGGTGGAAAGGACAGTGGTGAGAATGGAGCTAAAAGGCAAAAGAAGGATAAAGATGTTGTTTTAGTTGAGAGTAGCGAGGAGGAAGCCTAA
- the LOC100837005 gene encoding mediator of RNA polymerase II transcription subunit 34 isoform X1: MEDEENIEEELLLVESELHGLQDKIKMLLDRQEELYERQSQLQALLEISKTSRDAASSAPSVAPEDWSGKFSWDSQADDIRFNVFGISSYRSNQREIINSIMSGKDVLVIMAAGGGKSLCYQLPAVLRDGIALVVSPLLSLIQDQVMGLTALGIPAYMLTSTTNKEVEKLIYKALEKGEGELKILYVTPEKISKSKRFMSKLEKCHHAGRLSLVAIDEAHCCSQWGHDFRPDYKNLGILKIQFPSVPMIALTATATSKVQMDLIEMLHIPRCVKFVSTVNRPNLYYKVYEKSSVGKVVIDEIANFITESYPNKESGIVYCFSRKECEQVAKELRERGIAADYYHADMDSVAREKVHMRWSKSKSQVIVGTVAFGMGINKPDVRFVVHHSLSKSMETYYQESGRAGRDGLPSECVLYYRPGDVPRQSSMVFYENCGLQNLYDIVRYCQSKKSCRRGAFFQHFGEAVQECNGMCDNCASSIELKDIDATYHTKIIVSLLQDMQHNDQRATLLQLVDKFKTKWKHSGCSNEAVDLKKEEIEQLIVQLIIDRVLKEEFQHTAYTTNAYVALGPLWKLALQGNRPVKLTGAIHSQDTGGASKSTKRSQMSNLEAKLDDLRRTISSDNGGIFPHAVLSTQQISLLSSHKPTTIAELENLIGKVKADKYGSDIIEVMQSEIDGGKDSGENGAKRQKKDKDVVLVESSEEEA; this comes from the exons ATGGAGGACGAAGAAAACATCGAGGAAGAACTTTTGCTGGTGGAGTCAGAACTCCATGGCCTACAAG ACAAAATCAAAATGCTACTTGATCGCCAAGAAGAATTGTATGAGCGCCAATCACAGTTGCAGGCTTTGCTAGAAATATCTAAAACTTCCAGAGATGCAGCAAGTAGTGCCCCTTCAGTTGCTCCGGAAGACTGGTCCGGAAAGTTTTCATGGGATTCTCAGGCTGACGACATTCGATTTAATGTATTTGGTATATCCTCCTACAGATCAAACCAACGAGAA ATAATCAACTCAATCATGAGTGGAAAAGATGTTCTGGTTATAATGGCTGCTGGTGGAGGGAAGAGCCTATGCTATCAACTTCCAGCTGTACTTCGTGATGGAATTGCACTTGTCGTCAGTCCTTTGCTTTCGCTTATTCAGGACCAG GTCATGGGACTGACAGCTTTAGGTATACCAGCGTACATGTTAACTTCCACTACCAACAAGGAAGTTGAGAAGTTAATCTATAAGGCACTTGAGAAAGGTGAAGGGGAATTGAAGATATTATACGTGACACCTGAAAAGATATCCAAAAGTAAAAGGTTCATGTCTAAGCTTGAGAAATGCCATCATGCTGGGCGTCTTTCTCTTGTTGCAATAGAC GAGGCACACTGCTGCAGTCAGTGGGGGCACGATTTCCGTCCAGACTACAAGAATCTGGGCATTTTGAAGATCCAGTTTCCCAGCGTTCCCATGATAGCTTTAACT GCAACTGCAACGAGTAAAGTGCAAATGGATTTGATAGAGATGCTTCATATCCCTAGATGCGTCAAGTTTGTCAGCACTGTTAACAGGCCCAACCTTTACTATAAG GTATATGAGAAATCATCAGTTGGGAAGGTTGTTATTGATGAGATCGCAAATTTCATAACCGAATCATATCCAAATAAAGAATCTGGAATTGTGTATTGTTTTTCTAGGAAGGAATGCGAACAG GTTGCGAAAGAACTGCGTGAAAGGGGTATTGCAGCAGATTATTATCATGCAGATATGGATTCTGTTGCTCGTGAGAAAGTTCATATGCG TTGGAGTAAAAGCAAATCACAGGTCATTGTTGGAACA GTGGCATTTGGAATGGGAATCAACAAACcagacg TCAGGTTTGTGGTTCATCATAGCCTTAGCAAGTCTATGGAGACATACTACCAG GAAAGTGGTCGGGCAGGGAGAGATGGACTACCTTCAGAATGTGTTTTGTACTACCGGCCTGGTGACGTTCCTCGCCAG AGTTCGATGGTCTTCTATGAGAACTGTGGCCTGCAAAATCTGTATGACATAGTACGATATTGTCAG TCTAAGAAAAGCTGTCGTCGTGGCGCTTTCTTTCAACATTTTGGAGAGGCTGTGCAGGAATGCAACG GAATGTGTGACAACTGTGCTTCTAGTATTGAGCTCAAGGACATCGATGCTACCT ATCATACCAAAATCATCGTTTCACTTCTCCAAGACATGCAACATAATGACCAGAGAGCTACATTGCTGCAGCTGGTGGATAAGTTCAAGACAAAGTGGAAACATTCAG GTTGTTCAAATGAAGCAGTTGATCTTAAGAAGGAAGAAATTGAGCAGTTGATAGTTCAACTTATAATTGACCGTGTTTTG AAAGAAGAATTTCAGCATACAGCATATACAACCAATGCATATGTTGCCCTAGGACCACTGTGGAAGCTAGCATTGCAAG GAAACAGACCGGTGAAGCTAACTGGTGCCATTCACTCTCAAGATACTGGTGGTGCATCCAAAAGTACAAAGCGTAGTCAGATGAGCAATTTGGAAGCTAAGCTTGATGACCTGCGTAGAACTATCTCTTCTGATAATGGAGGCATATTCCCCCATGCAGTTCTGTCCACGCAGCAAATTTCCCTGCTAAGCAGCCATAAACCAACCACTATAGCCGAG CTTGAAAATCTTATAGGGAAGGTAAAGGCGGACAAGTACGGCAGTGATATCATTGAGGTGATGCAGTCAGAAATCGACGGTGGAAAGGACAGTGGTGAGAATGGAGCTAAAAGGCAAAAGAAGGATAAAGATGTTGTTTTAGTTGAGAGTAGCGAGGAGGAAGCCTAA
- the LOC100837005 gene encoding mediator of RNA polymerase II transcription subunit 34 isoform X3: MEDEENIEEELLLVESELHGLQDKIKMLLDRQEELYERQSQLQALLEISKTSRDAASSAPSVAPEDWSGKFSWDSQADDIRFNVFGISSYRSNQREIINSIMSGKDVLVIMAAGGGKSLCYQLPAVLRDGIALVVSPLLSLIQDQVMGLTALGIPAYMLTSTTNKEVEKLIYKALEKGEGELKILYVTPEKISKSKRFMSKLEKCHHAGRLSLVAIDEAHCCSQWGHDFRPDYKNLGILKIQFPSVPMIALTATATSKVQMDLIEMLHIPRCVKFVSTVNRPNLYYKVAKELRERGIAADYYHADMDSVAREKVHMRWSKSKSQVIVGTVAFGMGINKPDVRFVVHHSLSKSMETYYQESGRAGRDGLPSECVLYYRPGDVPRQSSMVFYENCGLQNLYDIVRYCQSKKSCRRGAFFQHFGEAVQECNGMCDNCASSIELKDIDATYHTKIIVSLLQDMQHNDQRATLLQLVDKFKTKWKHSGCSNEAVDLKKEEIEQLIVQLIIDRVLKEEFQHTAYTTNAYVALGPLWKLALQGNRPVKLTGAIHSQDTGGASKSTKRSQMSNLEAKLDDLRRTISSDNGGIFPHAVLSTQQISLLSSHKPTTIAELENLIGKVKADKYGSDIIEVMQSEIDGGKDSGENGAKRQKKDKDVVLVESSEEEA; encoded by the exons ATGGAGGACGAAGAAAACATCGAGGAAGAACTTTTGCTGGTGGAGTCAGAACTCCATGGCCTACAAG ACAAAATCAAAATGCTACTTGATCGCCAAGAAGAATTGTATGAGCGCCAATCACAGTTGCAGGCTTTGCTAGAAATATCTAAAACTTCCAGAGATGCAGCAAGTAGTGCCCCTTCAGTTGCTCCGGAAGACTGGTCCGGAAAGTTTTCATGGGATTCTCAGGCTGACGACATTCGATTTAATGTATTTGGTATATCCTCCTACAGATCAAACCAACGAGAA ATAATCAACTCAATCATGAGTGGAAAAGATGTTCTGGTTATAATGGCTGCTGGTGGAGGGAAGAGCCTATGCTATCAACTTCCAGCTGTACTTCGTGATGGAATTGCACTTGTCGTCAGTCCTTTGCTTTCGCTTATTCAGGACCAG GTCATGGGACTGACAGCTTTAGGTATACCAGCGTACATGTTAACTTCCACTACCAACAAGGAAGTTGAGAAGTTAATCTATAAGGCACTTGAGAAAGGTGAAGGGGAATTGAAGATATTATACGTGACACCTGAAAAGATATCCAAAAGTAAAAGGTTCATGTCTAAGCTTGAGAAATGCCATCATGCTGGGCGTCTTTCTCTTGTTGCAATAGAC GAGGCACACTGCTGCAGTCAGTGGGGGCACGATTTCCGTCCAGACTACAAGAATCTGGGCATTTTGAAGATCCAGTTTCCCAGCGTTCCCATGATAGCTTTAACT GCAACTGCAACGAGTAAAGTGCAAATGGATTTGATAGAGATGCTTCATATCCCTAGATGCGTCAAGTTTGTCAGCACTGTTAACAGGCCCAACCTTTACTATAAG GTTGCGAAAGAACTGCGTGAAAGGGGTATTGCAGCAGATTATTATCATGCAGATATGGATTCTGTTGCTCGTGAGAAAGTTCATATGCG TTGGAGTAAAAGCAAATCACAGGTCATTGTTGGAACA GTGGCATTTGGAATGGGAATCAACAAACcagacg TCAGGTTTGTGGTTCATCATAGCCTTAGCAAGTCTATGGAGACATACTACCAG GAAAGTGGTCGGGCAGGGAGAGATGGACTACCTTCAGAATGTGTTTTGTACTACCGGCCTGGTGACGTTCCTCGCCAG AGTTCGATGGTCTTCTATGAGAACTGTGGCCTGCAAAATCTGTATGACATAGTACGATATTGTCAG TCTAAGAAAAGCTGTCGTCGTGGCGCTTTCTTTCAACATTTTGGAGAGGCTGTGCAGGAATGCAACG GAATGTGTGACAACTGTGCTTCTAGTATTGAGCTCAAGGACATCGATGCTACCT ATCATACCAAAATCATCGTTTCACTTCTCCAAGACATGCAACATAATGACCAGAGAGCTACATTGCTGCAGCTGGTGGATAAGTTCAAGACAAAGTGGAAACATTCAG GTTGTTCAAATGAAGCAGTTGATCTTAAGAAGGAAGAAATTGAGCAGTTGATAGTTCAACTTATAATTGACCGTGTTTTG AAAGAAGAATTTCAGCATACAGCATATACAACCAATGCATATGTTGCCCTAGGACCACTGTGGAAGCTAGCATTGCAAG GAAACAGACCGGTGAAGCTAACTGGTGCCATTCACTCTCAAGATACTGGTGGTGCATCCAAAAGTACAAAGCGTAGTCAGATGAGCAATTTGGAAGCTAAGCTTGATGACCTGCGTAGAACTATCTCTTCTGATAATGGAGGCATATTCCCCCATGCAGTTCTGTCCACGCAGCAAATTTCCCTGCTAAGCAGCCATAAACCAACCACTATAGCCGAG CTTGAAAATCTTATAGGGAAGGTAAAGGCGGACAAGTACGGCAGTGATATCATTGAGGTGATGCAGTCAGAAATCGACGGTGGAAAGGACAGTGGTGAGAATGGAGCTAAAAGGCAAAAGAAGGATAAAGATGTTGTTTTAGTTGAGAGTAGCGAGGAGGAAGCCTAA
- the LOC100837310 gene encoding probable pyridoxal 5'-phosphate synthase subunit PDX1.1, producing the protein MASDGVVTLYGNNNKVVVEPSSKPASAATFSVKVGLAQMLRGGVIMDVVTAEQARLAEEAGACAVMALERVPADIRAQGGVARMSDPALIRDIKRAVTIPVMAKARIGHFVEAQILEAVGVDYVDESEVLTVADEAHHINKHNFRVPFVCGCRDLGEALRRIREGAAMVRTKGEAGTGNVVEAVRHVRSVMGDVRALRSMDDDEVFAYAKSIAAPYDLVMQTKQLGRLPVVQFAAGGVATPADAALMMQLGCDGVFVGSGIFKSGDPARRARAIVEAVTHYSDPEILANVSAGLGEAMVGINLNDPKVERYAARSN; encoded by the coding sequence ATGGCTtccgacggcgtggtgaccctgtacggcaacaacaacaaggtggtggtggagccGTCCTCCaagcccgcctccgccgccaccttctccGTCAAGGTGGGCCTGGCCCAGATGCTCCGCGGCGGCGTGATCATGGACGTGGTGACCGCGGAGCAGGCGCggctggcggaggaggccggggcGTGCGCCGTGATGGCCCTGGAGCGCGTCCCCGCCGACATCCGCGCGCAGGGCGGCGTGGCCCGGATGTCGGACCCGGCCCTCATCCGCGACATCAAGCGCGCCGTCACCATCCCGGTCATGGCGAAAGCCCGCATCGGGCACTTCGTGGAGGCCCAGATCCTGGAGGCCGTGGGCGTGGACTACGTGGACGAGAGCGAGGTGCTCACCGTCGCAGACGAGGCGCACCACATCAACAAGCACAACTTCCGCGTCCCCTTCGTGTGCGGCTGCCGCGACCTTGGCGAGGCGCTCCGCCGGATccgggagggcgccgccatggTCCGCACCAAGGGGGAGGCCGGGACGGGGAACGTCGTCGAGGCCGTCCGCCACGTCCGCTCCGTCATGGGCGACGTCCGCGCGCTCCGGAgcatggacgacgacgaggtcTTCGCCTACGCCAAGAGCATCGCCGCGCCCTACGACCTCGTCATGCAGACCAAGCAGCTCGGCCGCCTCCCCGTCGTGCAgttcgcggccggcggcgtcgccACGCCGGCCGACGCGGCGCTCATGATGCAGCTGGGGTGCGATGGCGTCTTCGTCGGCTCCGGGATATTCAAGAGCGGCGATCCGGCGAGGCGTGCTCGCGCCATTGTGGAGGCCGTGACGCACTACAGCGACCCGGAGATCCTGGCCAACGTCAGCGCTGGGCTCGGCGAGGCCATGGTGGGGATCAACCTCAACGACCCCAAGGTCGAGCGCTACGCCGCCCGCTCCAACTAG
- the LOC100837921 gene encoding GDSL esterase/lipase CPRD49 yields the protein MIGRAAGRPVFVLFGSSIVQYSFSNGGWGATLADIYARKADIVLRGYIGWNSRRALQVIDKVFPKDSAVQPSLVIVYFGGNDSIAAHPSGLGPHVPLEEYINNMKKIAEHLKSLSDKTRVIFLSCPPLNEETLRKSTSTALSEIVRTNETCRLYSEACISVCKEMDLKCVDLWNAIQKRDDWATACFTDGLHLSEEGSNLVVEEILRVLKDDAAEWGLHWKAMPTEFDEDSPYDLVASSGQSTINPSQWTFHRKIQWD from the exons ATGATTGGCCGTGCAGCAGGCCGGCCGGTGTTCGTCCTCTTCGGCTCCTCCATCGTGCAGTACAGCTTCAGCAACGGCGGATGGGGCGCCACTCTCGCCGACATCTACGCCCGCAAG GCTGATATTGTTCTGAGAGGGTATATTGGCTGGAACTCAAGGCGGGCACTTCAAGTCATTGACAAAGTTTTCCCCAAG GATTCAGCAGTGCAACCTAGCTTGGTAATAGTTTACTTTGGTGGCAATGATTCAATTGCTGCACACCCTTCTGGGCTTGGACCTCATGTGCCACTTGAGGAGTACATAAACAACATGAAAAAGATAGCGGAGCACCTCAAGAGCCTCTCGGACAAGACCCGCGTGATCTTCCTGAGCTGCCCACCGCTCAATGAGGAGACACTCCGGAAATCGACAAGCACAGCGCTGAGCGAGATCGTGCGGACCAACGAAACCTGCCGTCTCTACTCCGAAGCATGCATATCTGTGTGCAAGGAGATGGACCTCAAGTGCGTCGATCTCTGGAACGCCATTCAGAAACGGGATGACTGGGCCACGGCGTGCTTTAC GGATGGGCTGCATTTGTCGGAAGAGGGGAGCAACCTAGTGGTGGAAGAGATCCTGAGGGTTCTCAAGGATGATGCTGCAGAGTGGGGCCTGCACTGGAAGGCGATGCCGACCGAGTTTGACGAGGACTCTCCCTACGACCTTGTCGCCTCCAGCGGCCAGTCCACCATCAACCCGTCCCAGTGGACCTTCCACAGGAAAATACAATGGGACTGA